Within the Deinococcus cellulosilyticus NBRC 106333 = KACC 11606 genome, the region GATGGTGCTGATCGAGGCTTTGGAAGACCTCGATGATGTGCAGACCGTGACTTCCAACGCCGATTTCAGTGCGCTGGAAGAATAAAAAACTCTGATTGACCATGACCGGGCAAGTGCCCGGTTTTTTGCTGCCTTCTCATGCAGAATCATGCGGTTTACATTCTGGGCAGGTCAGGACAGGTACAATGGCTTAAATTCTGAATCCGGGAGCCTGTAAGGCTTCCACTCAGATGAAAGATGATCCCTTTCGTCCTGTCTGTTTCAGCGTTGGCAGGATCTGAATCCACAGGAGCAAGCATGTTCACCCAGGCAGTTCGCTTTGACAATGGTCCCAAACTCCACCCGATGTCCACCGAGACCTTATATCCGGTGAACACCCATGTGATTGTCCAGTCCAGACGGGGGCTGGAAGTCGCTCTGGTGCGCACAGAGCATCAGGAAACCCCCAGACGGGATCATGGTGGCATGATCCTGCGCGCCGCAACCCCCGAAGACCTGCAGGCCCGTGAAGAGAACCAGAAACGGGCCGAAGAGGTCAAATGGTACCTGCGGGCCAAAGTCCGTGCCCGCAAACTTCCCGTGAAGATTGTGTCGGTGGAATTCACCCTGGACCAGTCCCTGCTCACCATGGCCTACAGCGCAGAAGAGCGGGTGGAACTGTCCAGCCTGATTGCAGACCTGCGCCACATCACCCCCGCCAAGGTGAATTTCTTTGCTGTGGGCCCAAGAGAACAGGCCGCCACCCTGGGTGCCCTGGGCATGTGCGGACGGGAATCCTGCTCCAGCACCCACTTGCAGGAGTTTGCCCCGGTCAGCATTCGCATGGCCCGAGACCAGCAGTTGCCCCTCAATCCCGAGAAACTCTCTGGCCCCTGTGGTCGCCTGCTGTGCTGCCTGCAATACGAGCATGAAATGTACCAGGAACTGCTGGCCGAATTGCCCAGAAAGAACGCCAAGATGTGCCACACCGAATCTGGAGCCTGCGGCAAGGTGGTTAAACTCAGTCCCCTCAGAGGCACCCTGGAGCTTCTGACTGAGGATGGCACCATGATTGAAGGCAAACCCGAGGAGTTCAGCAAACTGTGATGGACACGGGCGCACTGAACAGCTGGGGGTGGCTCCTGCTTGCAGGGGTCATGGTGTACCTGGCTT harbors:
- a CDS encoding PSP1 domain-containing protein, with amino-acid sequence MFTQAVRFDNGPKLHPMSTETLYPVNTHVIVQSRRGLEVALVRTEHQETPRRDHGGMILRAATPEDLQAREENQKRAEEVKWYLRAKVRARKLPVKIVSVEFTLDQSLLTMAYSAEERVELSSLIADLRHITPAKVNFFAVGPREQAATLGALGMCGRESCSSTHLQEFAPVSIRMARDQQLPLNPEKLSGPCGRLLCCLQYEHEMYQELLAELPRKNAKMCHTESGACGKVVKLSPLRGTLELLTEDGTMIEGKPEEFSKL